CTGTAACTTCTAGACCGGTAATTGTGAATTTTTGAACATAttaattgttgtaatttttACTTTTGTGATTATAACTCTTACCTTATGTTCCCCTAAAATCGCTCTTGTTAATATAGCTAAAATTTCTTTGGAGTATATAGTTGTAAACCACTTTCAAATTTTTTTGAATCGTAATTAAATGTGTATAATTGTAAATTGTGTTCCTTAAACCATCAGTTTCCTTTATCGATGTACACTTGTTGAGTAATGTATCTAAATTGTGAACTTATGAAGTTATACTTGTTATAGTTATAAGATTCATAATCAGaacttatattttataaattctgAATTCTTGCTTTATTTACCTTTTTCTGCCTATGCATACTTAATCTAAAGGTGCATCTTATGTCCCACTTAACCTGGAGCTTGAACGTTCTATTCGTATGAGCAAACAAACCAGAAACATTTAGCCCATTGTAATGGAGAACCATAATGAGAACAGTCATGACAACGAGAATGGAGCTCTAGACAACTGCTCGATGAGCGAGATTCTAACACCACACCAACACCACAACTTGGCTGGGATTGTGGCTCCCAATATCCCAACCAACTCTTATGAAATCAATTCGGGGATAATTCAGTTGGTCTAACAATTCGGCTTGTTCGGAGGGGAGATGCAAGAGAACCCAAATGACCATTTGGACAGATTTTTGATGTGTGCTGACACCTAAAAAATGAATGAAGTTCCTCAATGTTCGGTTGAAGTTGTTCCCCTTCTCATTGACGGGACAAGCTTTGGAGTGGCTAACGTTATTAGAGCCCGGGTCCATCACCACATGGGTAGGTTTGGAGAAGGAGTTCTCTGTCTACTACTTCCCACATTCCAAGACGATAATGCTAAGGAGTGAAATTACTtcattccaccaacccgagcatgagGCACTCAACACATCTTGGACCCGGTTCAGGAAGATGCTCCGCCTAGGCCCACATCATGATATTCCTAAACACTCGTTAGTAAGCATCTTTTACCATGGTCTAACACCTACTAACCGAGCTACTGTAGACTCCGCTACAGGTGGAGATCTGTTTAGAAAATCGGCCAATGCAGCATATGAGATGATCAATGAGTTAGCTAGGAAAAGCGTGCAGTTAAGACGAGAAACTTGCTGGTCCGTCACGGCAACAAGTGTTTGCTGTGGAGAATCAAAAAGTGAATCCTGTTGTGGCAGAGTTGAGCAAGAAAATGGATGTCCTAATGGCTAAGATGAATCTGAATCAGCACTGCCTCCCTTttgtgtgcactgtggcggtgACCACCACAGTAAAGATTGCAAAATCGGTAATCCCTTCACCGGAGATGGTATGGAGAACGTGAACTATGTTGGGGGACAATAAAAGTACGATCAAAACCCCAATAACTATAACTCCTATAATAACAACTAGAGGAGACCTCAACGCTCGAACTTGTCATATGGTAACTCTAACCAGAATGTGTTGAGGCCTCCTAGTGGATTCATTAATGAGTATAAGGAAcaagggcttggcatgcccccgtACCAGCAGCAAGCTTAAGCTCCTACACAACCTTCTGGATCCCAAGATGAAGTGTTGACCATTCTAAAGGAGATGTTAGTCCTACttgcaaataatgaagccttctgcaaagacttgagcaaccaaGTGGCTCAAATGAACCGGGAAAGGCAAGAAAGGCCCCATGATTCTCTCCCCTGCTTTAAATATTgagaaaaataatgaaaaaacacaattcaacaAATAAAGGAGATAACGCCCTCTAGGTTACATTTAgtgtatgtatgtatatatatatatatactatgtAATGTAACATTAGTTAGTGCccgtttgttttcaattttcggAACTGCCTTTTACCTTTTAAGTCTAAATAGGAGATAAAAAACGTTTGGTCAAAATCCGAAACAACTACTTTTtatagaaaaatcaactaatatctgcTACCTATCAGTAACAGCAAACATTAAACAGCTAACAATAGCAGCAAACAGGAGCAGGtgaaacaaacggacccttagtAAATAATAGAGAACTTTTGAGCAGGTCTGAATCAGTCAATATGTAAGCAAAGCATCAATATCTGATGTTTGGAATTCTTTTTCATGATAAATTGGCGTACCAAATAATTCAAGAGATCCAACTCTTCACAAACACGTAACTAACTAATTCATGAGACCTAAACTCTTCACAAACACGTAACCCTAGGAAATACTATCCAGGAAACAAAACCAAAAAACAGAAATTTTTTGGTTACGTAACCTTTGGAATTTTCACGATTCTTCCCCACCAAAAAGACGTTAATgaggcgtttggtattctatagggatatggatatggataaaggttgagatagagataaagataaaaataagataaaagGCATGTTTGATACGTAGGAtagggatagagataaaattatTCATTTTACTATATTACCCCTATCCAAATTGAAATAGaatgtatatattattataGTATCAACGTGGACTGGAATTAATTAgatttaagggaaaattacaaaaatgggtcaaatggaaggcccatttacatatttaacccatttactcaacctactacatatctagactgtttttgtgtgactttcccataatacccctaacctttccACTTCCCCCTTATGCGAACGGTCTCTCCCCCCTTCTCATTGGTTAAGCGAAAcggttggctcctccattaatgattcccagacttttgatcttcctatcttcctttaaattgcatgaaatctgcaccatttttccaaatcacaatgtatttctcttcttcctctcttcatctcttgattcttcatcttcctaatgctagaaaacgaagccatggttcttcatcttcctgttcatgcttgttacttggtttctttcttcttgttaccatcaaaaaaatggttattctacgttgtTTTCATcattttcccagtttatcatattgttattgtcgcttttaagggtgaaagacgcgaaaaatgtaagtatctactgttttctctgcgttttccatgaaatcacttcgcgtagtcgatgatttcgcgaagatctgcgatgagaaagagcctgaaacgtgacgatctgcTTAGCGAATCGATTATTTCGCGAAGtatgcgagtagaaaagttcatagtttcactcgcagacttcgcgaaagcatcgattcaTTAAGTAGATCGTCACccttcagacctcgcagactttgcgaaagcatcgattcgctaagtaaaatcatcctcttccctacacatttacattcgcatgcttcgctaagcctcatttcgcgaagccaaatcatcatttttcctgcctaacacgattaattttgttaaggtgattgaatacataacatccctttctggaaggcggcgtattgGGCTGCAtaggagatgactttccttcatGTATAGAgagaaatttccctcaagattgacatATTCACTTTGAAATaattggttaggagagattgtgccaatcttggtgtgcaccatgggacacgtccatcccaaaaggtctggacttccatttctcatcccaaaaagtcTAGACTTCCTGTAGAGGGAGAAATTTCTGTCCAGATTAGTTAGGTttactttgaagtgatttgttaggagtttattgtggaaatcttgttgtaaattttgataatgttatgattttaatattagaatccgttgttgtttgacattttttgttatatacgaCTTAgtgaattttgttaaaaacacaaccagacttcgcatatgctaattaaaatcatcaactaaaccaaacattagcttcgcaggcttcacatatgcTAGAATCtgtgaagtcagacgggagggagataGCTGCTccataaatattgagggtattatgggaaagtcacacaaaaaccgtctagatatgtagtaggttgagtaaatgagttaaatatgtaaatagacattccatttgacccatttttataattttccctagaTTTAATCCATCAACCTAACTTGAGAAATACCaatgtattaaattttcaaaataaaaaaaaaatgaaattggaACACTatatcaaatttcaaaatacaAATAATAGAATAACTACTTGCAACATtgtattaaattttcaaaatacaaaaaataaaatattaatatatttaagaTGATAGATtaagtgttgtgatgtccatctcgtgggatggagcaggtcaagagagggggttgtgaagctgaatactgatggttcctgcctcagtaacggtaagattgcggctggaggtgtgcttagagatgtagggggcgtctggctttctgggttctcccagaatttagggttgggttcttccttttctgcggagctctgggctattcttactggaatcaatcttgctaaaaggctgggtgttaagaggctctctgtggagtctgataatttggaagcaatcaaaatgatttctgagaatcattctatgggtcttaacagtcgcaacctcatcaaagctattataaggctttgctcctcctttgagttcgtagagttcagacacatttttagagagcagaatcgtgttgctgatcgcttggcggcggcgggccatgaagggacgttaggcgttactacccttcctgtttcccctagtttcatctctcatcttctcttagaagataggattggggttagcttccctaggctaattcttgggtagtttgttgttattcgtttttctttttcttttctaccaaaaaaaaaaattttaattaattttattcgtCATTATACAACGACAACATATGGACAAACTTaggtttttaaaaattaaaaaattaaattaaacttgAAACACTACTAATTTTTCAAAAcacaattaataaaataaataaaaaatataaaagataaattaGGTTTTTTCATCTGAATAAGTGATGAATTGAGCAAACATGGGAAAACTACCGGATAACTTATCTATTTCTATCCTGTCTAACAAACAACACGTGAATATTCTGTTTTACAATTCTCATCTTTGTATGCATTTCCTCTCTTCTTGGTGTCCTGTTCTGCTTGCTAATTATGTGCAGTGCAATACAACAAAACATTCTTAGAATCTGTATATTACTCGCTATTTCCCCCCTCCTTTTATGGTCTTTTTAGATTTCATTCTCTTCAAGGCAGCGACACCTAGATTTGGATTTGCTAGAGGAGTGCCTCTTGTCAATCGATATTCACTCTCTTTGTAAGTTTTGATTTGTGAAAATGGATTCATGTTATTGCTGCAAATGATTATGCTGGGATTCtgcttttcatttttttgtttgAGGTCAGGACCCATTTGCATGTTGCTTCCATTTACATCTTCCTCTTTTTTCTTTGGCTTATTGGTGACCGGAATTTCTGCCTTATCCATAACCGCTCGTACAttctttttctcattttcttttgtCTCTATTGTTGTTGAATTTTAGTCCTCCAGATGTTCGATTGGGTTGTCGTTTCCTTCCCATTCTGTTTTAgtggttttgttttgtttttccttATTAATTGTTAGGTTGTTCAGTGAGAATCATCTGTGAACTCAATTTCCATTAGGGGCAGTATTGTTAGTGGCTTCTGCTGAATTATCGTGATTGCTTATTCACTGATCTTGGTCTAAAGAGTTGTTCTTTGATCACTTATTTCTGGTAATATTATCCCTTATGTCTGGTAATATTGGAATTACCAATGCTTGACGTCATAGATTTGTATTTATGTCCTGATCTCAGTagcttattttattttgtatgtgTGCAGAGGGACTAAAATGACGACAAGTATAGCAGCCTTAAGTGGAAATCTTCACTGCGGGTTAAACAAATGTATGTTTCAGAGCTGCTCACAGTCTGCTTGGGTTTCAAATGGGACATTTAATGGATCCTTACAAAAAGAGCTTACATGGTATTTGAAAAGGATCATTGCTTCACCCTTTTGTTCGTACATGGAGTTCACTTTAATGATTCTTTAGAACATATACTAGGATGTACTCATGAATGAGATCAGATGCCTTAAACATGTACAGGGTTAATGGGATTGTTGATTCCCTTAATCTGTCTTTGTAGAATTGATGATATGGGTCCTTCTCCAATAGGATCTGAGTGAAATTCACATCTGTGATGATAATTGCTTACTTGGAATCTGGCAGGCagctttttttgttttccctttCTATTTGGAAATAATTGCATTCTTTTCTAAGCATCTCCTGAAACCTGTTGGCATCAAGACAATCATGTCACGATTATGTCTTATATAATACCcttcttagaatatttatagtttataATGATTACTTACTTTGTGCCCACACCAATCTTCCAGGTCACATGGAGTATCCAAGATATTGGAAATCCAGAAATGCAAATTTTCTCAATCAACAATTTGTGAGCAATGGAGATCTCACAGAACAAGAAAAATTAGCGTATTATCTTCCTTGAGAGATGGTTCCACCAAGTATTTTGATTTTGTTGTCATTGGAAGTGGAGTTGCTGGCCTTTGTTATGCCCTTGAAGTTGCTAAACATGGAACTGTTGCAGTAATCACCAAGGCTGAGCCCCATGAGAGCAATACAAACTACGCTCAAGGTGGTGTTAGTGCGGTGTTGTGTCCATTGGACTCTGTGGAGAGTCACATGCAGGACACCATTGTAGCAGGGGCTCATCTGTGTGATGAGGAGACTGTCAGGGTAAGGTCTagaattaatagttttctgtttatGGAACATGGTGCGAAGCTGAATGCTAAATTTTCATTTGTGTTAGGTGTGCCTAAAtgatttgtttttgtttatatTTCTTTTCTCTAGGTTGTCTGTACAGAAGGGCCTGACAGAATCAGGGAACTCATAGCTATGGGAGTAATGTTTGATCATGGAGAGGATGGAAACCTGCACCTAGCAAGGGAAGGGGGTCACTCTCATCGTAGAATTGTCCATGCTGCTGATGTAACTGGAAGGGAGATTGAGCGAGCTCTACTAGAGGCAGTTGACAATGATCCAAACATCTCCATGTTTGAACACCAGTTTGCTATAGATTTGCTAACTTCTCAGGTTTGCTTTTAGTACTTCTATATTGAAGGTGAAAAACAGAAGATTTAGCCCTATCTGCTCCGGCTGAACTATTTCTAAATTGTAAATGCGTCGTTAGCTTTAATGTGCTATTTCCATTTTGAGTAGATGGCTGACATTtttacctcatttctggtgcaTGTTATTTATACCTGTCATTTTTTGGACTAAGACTTCACATCAGTATGGATGCTGAAATAACTTTTGTTGGTAGGATGGTCTTGACACAGTTTGCCATGGGGTTGACACTATGAATACTGAAACGCAAGAGGTGATGCAATTGTGTGTTTATTAAGGGATGTATTGCCCTAATGTCTATCTGTATCCTGAACACTTctattttcctaaaaattccaggTTGTTCGGTTTATTTCAAAGGTGACTTTACTTGCTTCAGGGGGTGCTGGACATATTTACCCTTCTACAACAAATCCTCTGGTAACTTTCAAGTTCTCAGTTTTGATATGAAGTCACTTCTATCAGTGAAACTTTTGAATGTTTTtgcatatattaatatttttatttgtatatTCACCTGAATTAGTTTTAAACATTAGATAGAATTTGGGCTCTTCAGTTTATGAAATGATACCTTGTTAGAAATGAGTTTGCCTTTAGTAAACAAATCATCACATTATATTTAAGTGGACTGTTGTTGTGCACAGAAACCACCATTTTAGTTTGATAATTACATAAAACTCTTGAATATGACTTGTGCGATGCACCATATTGTTGTATTCAGTAAAGCTAGTTGTTGCTACTAATTTTATTGTTTAATAGTATTAGCTTGCtctttctattattaaattgctTATAGGTATATTTATGTTTATGTGCACTAGAAGATGCAGCTTAGGAATGGTTACTTAAACTATCTAGTATTCAGACTTGAGGAATTTTCTGCGCCATTTTAGGAACATTTTAGGGGTGtcaatttgatttatttatgtaattaataTAAAGCATGTGTAATCAATGTAAAGCATGCCCTAGGCTGCTGTAGGGTAAGATGTCTAGGCTGCTTGTAGGGTAAAGATGTCTCCTAGTTGTGTATATGAATATATATGCATCTAATACAAAATCAATGTAGAAATACCAATACagattacatggtatcagagcttaaggTTCTGTGAAAGTTTTTTCTTGGTTTTGTTTCCTGGCTAGGCTTACGTGTTTGTGAAGAGCTTAGGTCTCTTGAATTAGTTAGTTACGTGTTTGTGAAGAGCTTGGGTCTCTTGAATTAGTTTGGTACGTCGATTTATCTCACCACCCCTTCCATTCCTCTTCTCCGCTTCCGATCGGCGCCTCTGCAAAATTCGGTCAGCATTTGACCAGCACGTGGGCCTAACGTGCCACCGCTGCACTTTCTCTCTGTCCTCACCTATGATACATGGACTTGGCAAAAATGCCGAAGTACCGGTGTCGACACGGATCCGGGTACAAAATCCGTGTCGGATTCGTGAGTGAACACTCGGATACGGAAAGCTCTGAACAACCCTCCATCTCCGACGAAAGCTGAGGAAGAAGGTGAAGGTCTGCCCCCCGCCGTCAACTGTATCTTCTTCTTCGTTGAGATCGTTTCAACGAAGAAGAAGGTGCCCAGCCCTAATGGGCTGGgcaccatttaaaaaaaaattgggcccaCACTCGTTTAATCTAACTGGGCCCAGTTTTTTAATTAGTTCAGCCTGTTACTACATGTTGGCTGTTTTTTACTATTTACTTGGGATGATGTTGCAAggaattaagttttttttttatctgtttgCTCTAGGCTTGCTTGTTTTTTTTGATTGTTGATtgaacttttaatttttaattaatacagTTGATGGATGTTTTAAATTTTGgggtttttttgaaatttatatatatataaatatataaaaaaatttattcccGTATCTCCGTACCCGTGTCCAAATTTAGGACAGAGTCCCCGTGTCCAAAATTTTTTAACTTGCTGTACCGGATACTCGGATCCGCACCCGTGTCGGACACTCGTATCCGAGTCCATGTAACATAGGTCCTCACGCACCGGCGCGTGGCGCCTCTGTTTCACTTATCCGGCGTCGGAATCCCAATTCCGTCCAGCCTGCATGCTTGCCTTTGTCAGGGAAGTCATCCTCATGTGAAGCATGTGTAATCAACGTAAAGCATGCCCAAGGTTGCTGTATGTCTAGGCTGCTCTAGGGTAAGATGTCTAGGCTGCTTATAGGGTAAAGATGTCTTCTAGTTGTGTATATAAATACATGTGAATGTAATACAGAATCAATATAGAAATACCAATACAGATTACATTACAATTTATAATGGCATAGTGGCAAAAGTTATCAGTTGCAAATGTAGTAAGAAGTTGGAATCCATTTGCATCTTATCTATACATATCTTTATTCATTTTTCACttatttactaaatttttaaatttatttgctTTCTGTACTACAAATGTACATGCCTAGCATCAATCAGTAGTATGCTACTCTATTCGATGTATTCTAATGTCCTCAAATGCTCTTATAGGTTGCTACTGGAGATGGAATTGCAATGGCTCACAGAGCTCGAGCTGTGATTTCCAATATGGAGTAAGTTAATGGACGTGTATTATTGATGAAGGAGTGAACATTCTATCATTTGCTAGGTTTTTCTCTTTATTTAATAATGCATATACCTAATAATATATAGTTGCTAGTTTTTAACCAACCTTGCCTCTCTGGGCATTTTACCCCCTTCAATCACTGTATTTCCAAAtggtttaatttaattatatgaaAATGGAGTTACTGCCAAAAGTTGGATTCCTTTGACTTCTTCCTTTATCAGGAAGTTTTAAATAATTTCTCTGATAAAGGTCACATGAACGattcaatttcaattcaacATTCTATAAAGACATAACATTTGCTAAGTGTGAGTGGGGAGTGGGGTTTCGGATGGCTTCTTTGGGTTCAGGGTCgttttaaaattttgttatgtagaaaattgatttgttttttcaTAACTTCACCAGCACAAATATATGCTGGAAAGGCTTGCGTTTTTTGCTTATGTGTTAGACAACAATCAGCTAAACTAGGGAATTATGTCAATCAAGTTTCCTTTGACAGATTCGTGCAGTTCCACCCAACTGCCTTAGCTGATGAAGGCCTTCCCATCAAACCAAAGGAAGCTCGAGAAAATGTATTTCTTATTACTGAAGCAGTTAGGGGTGATGGAGGTATCCTCTATAATTTAGGCATGGAAAGGTTCATGCCCTTATATGATGAGAGAGGAGAGCTAGCTCCTAGAGATGTAGTGGCAAGAAGTATAGATGAGCAGCT
The window above is part of the Euphorbia lathyris chromosome 3, ddEupLath1.1, whole genome shotgun sequence genome. Proteins encoded here:
- the LOC136222482 gene encoding L-aspartate oxidase 2-a, chloroplastic; the protein is MVFLDFILFKAATPRFGFARGVPLVNRYSLSLGTKMTTSIAALSGNLHCGLNKCMFQSCSQSAWVSNGTFNGSLQKELTWSHGVSKILEIQKCKFSQSTICEQWRSHRTRKISVLSSLRDGSTKYFDFVVIGSGVAGLCYALEVAKHGTVAVITKAEPHESNTNYAQGGVSAVLCPLDSVESHMQDTIVAGAHLCDEETVRVVCTEGPDRIRELIAMGVMFDHGEDGNLHLAREGGHSHRRIVHAADVTGREIERALLEAVDNDPNISMFEHQFAIDLLTSQDGLDTVCHGVDTMNTETQEVVRFISKVTLLASGGAGHIYPSTTNPLVATGDGIAMAHRARAVISNMEFVQFHPTALADEGLPIKPKEARENVFLITEAVRGDGGILYNLGMERFMPLYDERGELAPRDVVARSIDEQLKKRNDKYVLLDISHKPREKILSHFPNIAAECLQYGLDITHQPIPVVPAAHYMCGGVRAGLQGETNVRGLYVAGEVACTGLHGANRLASNSLLEALVFARRAVQPSIDYMKGSRLDIGASNWWARPVVPNSLRSSVMDGILNTTKKVRKEVQSIMWKYVGIVRSTTRLETAEEKIRKLEYEWEKHLFEQGWEQTTVGLEACELRNLFCCAKLVISSALARHESRGLHYTIDFPHVEESERLPTVIFPSSMNSTWSSRQLHKQAFC